One bacterium DNA window includes the following coding sequences:
- a CDS encoding aspartate-semialdehyde dehydrogenase: MNAREPVVAVVGATGAVGVEIVHCLEQRKFPLSKLRLFASARSAGKTMTFRGETLTVEELTERSFDDVNLALFSAGGSTSRKFAPIAVERGAVVVDNSSAFRMDPTVPLVVPEINADAIRSHRGIIANPNCAAIISITPLWPIHRENPVRRLILSTYQSASGAGAAAMEELRESTRAYLAGQPYEPKVLPHPYAFNVFSHDSAVGEDGYNSEERKLLLESRKILGLPDLAVSATCVRVPVYRAHSEAVHASFERPVSVEAAREVLAAAPGAGGQMGSAGPAVGGAPAAARARRRRRRAAPGHSPRPPARPNRRGGRRSWLLFTT; encoded by the coding sequence ATGAATGCCCGTGAACCCGTCGTCGCGGTCGTCGGCGCGACCGGCGCCGTCGGCGTCGAGATCGTCCATTGTCTCGAGCAACGCAAGTTCCCGCTGTCGAAGCTCAGGCTGTTCGCGTCGGCGCGCTCGGCCGGCAAGACGATGACGTTCCGCGGCGAGACGTTGACCGTCGAGGAGCTGACGGAGCGAAGCTTCGACGACGTGAACCTCGCGCTGTTCTCCGCGGGCGGTTCCACGTCGCGCAAGTTCGCGCCCATCGCCGTCGAGCGCGGCGCGGTCGTCGTCGACAACTCGTCCGCGTTTCGCATGGACCCCACGGTGCCGCTCGTCGTGCCCGAGATCAACGCGGACGCGATCCGCTCGCATCGGGGGATCATCGCGAACCCGAACTGCGCGGCGATCATCTCGATCACGCCGCTGTGGCCGATCCATCGCGAGAACCCGGTCCGCAGGCTGATCCTGTCGACGTACCAGTCCGCGTCGGGCGCGGGCGCGGCGGCGATGGAGGAGCTGCGCGAGAGCACGCGCGCCTATCTCGCGGGCCAGCCGTACGAGCCGAAGGTGCTGCCGCATCCGTACGCGTTCAACGTCTTCAGCCACGACAGCGCCGTGGGCGAAGACGGCTACAACTCCGAGGAGCGCAAGCTGCTCCTCGAGTCGCGCAAGATCCTCGGCCTCCCCGACCTGGCCGTGTCGGCCACGTGCGTGCGCGTCCCCGTGTACCGCGCCCACAGCGAGGCGGTCCACGCCTCGTTCGAGCGGCCCGTGAGCGTCGAGGCGGCGCGCGAGGTGCTGGCGGCGGCGCCGGGCGCCGGGGGTCAGATGGGGTCGGCTGGGCCGGCGGTCGGGGGTGCGCCAGCCGCCGCTCGAGCTCGGCGAAGGCGCCGTCGAGCGGCGCCGGGCCACTCCCCCCGCCCGCCAGCCAGGCCGAACAGGCGGGGGGGGCGGCGGTCGTGGCTCCTTTTCACCACCTAA
- a CDS encoding pyrroloquinoline quinone-dependent dehydrogenase, with protein MAILALVAVAARGPRAVALDYSGPIAGWDAYGGDAGGTRYSPLTQITRDNVRALEVAWTYRTGDVSDGSVHARKSAFQTTPILFRGTLYLSTAFSRVVALDPETGAEKWTYDPGLDLTVFYAEHLTSRGVTAWTDPDSAPDAPCAARIFLPVLDARIVALDAVTGRPCAEFGENGQVDLKIDVGEIDEGQYVLTSPPVVVDAVLVTGSAIGDNRRVDSERGIVRGYDARTGELRWKWDPIPRTPSADAWGEWTPEAAARTGGGNAWAPLAADPERGLVFVPTGSASPDFYGGERPGSNRHANSVVALRAATGEVVWSYQVVHHDLWDYDVASQPLLADVPVGGRLVPAVIQPTKMGHVFVLHRETGEPLFPIEERAVPASDVPGERASPTQPFPTHPAPLLPERFTPDSAWGLTPWDRRVCREKLAALRYDGPFTPPSFEGTLIVPSYVGGSNWGSAAYDPRRHLLVLNLNRGASSARLLPRDEWERELRGPRRRDGEYGAQLGTPYGVYREHVLMGPLGVPCTPPPWGLLVAVDMETGEKKWQVPLGTIRDAAPLPLPIRLGVPNMGGPLVTASGLVFIAAALDNYLRAFDIETGEELWKGRLPAGGQATPMTYRLRPDGKQYVVIAAGGHGAFLNDLGDHVVAFALKERRR; from the coding sequence ATGGCGATCCTCGCCCTCGTCGCCGTCGCTGCTCGAGGCCCGCGCGCCGTCGCGCTCGACTACAGCGGGCCGATCGCCGGCTGGGACGCGTACGGCGGTGATGCCGGCGGCACCCGCTACTCGCCGCTCACGCAGATCACGCGCGACAACGTGCGCGCGCTCGAAGTCGCGTGGACATACCGGACAGGCGATGTGTCGGACGGTTCCGTCCACGCCCGAAAGAGCGCGTTCCAGACGACGCCGATCCTGTTCCGTGGCACGCTCTACCTCAGCACCGCGTTCAGCCGCGTCGTCGCCCTCGACCCGGAAACCGGCGCGGAGAAGTGGACGTACGACCCCGGCCTCGACCTCACCGTTTTCTACGCCGAGCACCTGACCTCACGCGGCGTGACCGCGTGGACGGATCCGGACTCCGCACCGGACGCGCCGTGCGCCGCGCGCATCTTCCTGCCCGTGCTGGACGCGCGCATCGTCGCGCTGGACGCCGTGACCGGGCGCCCGTGCGCGGAGTTCGGCGAGAACGGGCAGGTGGACCTCAAGATCGATGTCGGCGAGATCGACGAGGGGCAGTACGTGCTCACGTCGCCGCCGGTGGTCGTGGACGCTGTCCTCGTCACCGGCTCCGCGATCGGGGACAACCGTCGCGTCGACTCCGAGCGCGGCATCGTCCGCGGCTACGACGCGCGCACCGGCGAGCTTCGCTGGAAGTGGGATCCCATCCCACGGACACCCTCGGCCGATGCGTGGGGCGAGTGGACGCCCGAAGCGGCGGCGAGGACGGGCGGCGGCAATGCGTGGGCGCCGCTCGCGGCCGACCCGGAGCGCGGCCTCGTCTTCGTGCCGACGGGCAGTGCCTCGCCTGACTTCTACGGCGGCGAGCGGCCGGGCTCGAACCGCCACGCGAACTCTGTCGTCGCGCTGCGCGCGGCGACGGGCGAGGTGGTCTGGAGCTATCAGGTCGTGCACCACGACCTGTGGGACTACGACGTCGCGTCGCAGCCGTTGCTCGCCGATGTGCCCGTCGGCGGCCGCCTGGTCCCCGCCGTCATCCAGCCGACGAAGATGGGCCACGTCTTCGTCCTGCACCGCGAGACCGGTGAGCCGCTGTTCCCCATCGAAGAGCGAGCCGTTCCGGCGAGCGATGTTCCCGGCGAGCGTGCGTCGCCGACGCAGCCGTTCCCCACACATCCCGCGCCACTCTTGCCCGAGCGTTTCACGCCGGACTCCGCGTGGGGGCTCACGCCGTGGGACCGCAGGGTGTGCCGAGAGAAGCTCGCCGCATTGCGCTATGATGGCCCGTTCACGCCGCCGAGCTTCGAGGGCACACTGATCGTGCCGTCGTACGTGGGCGGATCGAACTGGGGGAGTGCCGCCTACGACCCGCGCCGCCACCTGCTCGTGCTGAACCTGAACCGCGGCGCCTCCTCTGCCCGTCTCCTGCCGCGCGACGAGTGGGAGCGCGAGTTGCGCGGTCCACGACGACGGGACGGCGAGTACGGCGCGCAGCTCGGTACACCGTACGGCGTGTACCGCGAGCACGTGCTGATGGGGCCGCTCGGCGTGCCGTGTACTCCGCCGCCGTGGGGCCTGCTCGTGGCCGTCGACATGGAGACGGGCGAGAAGAAGTGGCAGGTGCCCCTCGGCACGATCCGAGACGCGGCGCCCCTGCCGCTGCCGATCCGGCTCGGCGTGCCCAACATGGGCGGGCCGCTCGTCACCGCGAGCGGGCTCGTCTTCATCGCCGCGGCGCTGGACAACTATCTGCGCGCGTTCGACATCGAGACCGGTGAGGAGCTGTGGAAGGGCCGGCTGCCGGCGGGCGGACAGGCCACGCCGATGACGTACCGGCTGCGCCCTGACGGGAAGCAGTACGTCGTGATCGCGGCTGGCGGGCACGGCGCGTTTCTCAACGACCTCGGCGACCACGTCGTCGCGTTCGCGCTGAAGGAGCGGAGGCGGTGA
- a CDS encoding transcriptional regulator — MKVLVVDDESAVREVLSLRIANWGFEPRTAATAEEAVRVMEEWRPDVVLSDVVLPDSSGLELLERLRHHDPSVPVILITAHGTIDSAVEAMKRGARDFLTKPLDYPSLHMLLEATARELREREEVRALESRLDQNAGLGELLGESKVMREQFRLIELLAKSDTPALITGESGTGKEVVARTVHALSSRRNGPFVAVNAAAIPESLIESEIFGHEQGAFTGATRSRPGCFELADGGTLFLDEIAEMPLALQPKLLRILEDGRVRRLGGTREVTVNVRVLAATNVPPAVAVREGRLREDLYYRLNVFELTLPPLRERRGDLPLLAHHFVRMFNEKHGMRVEGIRKSTLERLESHSWPGNVRELRNVIERAVIVAQTGWIEPSHLPPYLQALEPGAPATLMLPLGTTLADAERLLILQTLERVGNNKAEAARQLGLDVKTIRNKLKTYAKAAARS, encoded by the coding sequence ATGAAGGTCCTCGTGGTCGACGACGAATCCGCAGTGCGCGAGGTCCTCTCCCTACGGATCGCGAACTGGGGCTTCGAACCACGCACGGCGGCCACCGCGGAGGAGGCGGTGCGCGTCATGGAGGAATGGCGGCCGGACGTGGTCCTGTCGGATGTCGTGTTGCCGGACAGCTCAGGGCTCGAGCTCCTCGAGCGCCTGCGCCACCATGACCCGTCCGTGCCCGTCATCCTGATCACCGCGCACGGCACCATCGACTCGGCGGTCGAGGCGATGAAACGAGGCGCCCGCGACTTCCTCACCAAGCCGCTCGACTACCCGTCCCTCCACATGCTGCTGGAAGCGACGGCCCGCGAGCTGCGCGAGCGCGAGGAGGTCCGCGCCCTCGAGAGTCGGCTCGACCAGAACGCCGGGCTGGGCGAGCTCCTGGGCGAGAGCAAGGTGATGCGGGAGCAGTTCCGGCTGATCGAGCTCCTCGCCAAGAGCGACACACCGGCCCTCATCACCGGCGAGAGCGGGACGGGCAAGGAGGTGGTGGCGCGCACGGTCCATGCCCTGAGCAGCCGCCGCAACGGCCCGTTCGTCGCCGTCAACGCGGCGGCGATCCCCGAATCGCTGATCGAGAGCGAGATCTTCGGCCACGAGCAGGGCGCCTTCACCGGGGCGACCCGGTCGCGACCCGGATGCTTCGAGCTCGCGGATGGCGGCACCCTCTTCCTGGACGAGATCGCGGAGATGCCGCTTGCGCTCCAGCCGAAGCTCCTGCGGATCCTGGAGGACGGCCGTGTCCGGCGGCTCGGCGGCACCCGCGAGGTGACCGTCAACGTCCGCGTCCTCGCGGCGACCAACGTTCCACCCGCGGTGGCCGTGCGCGAGGGGCGCCTCCGCGAAGACCTGTACTACCGCCTCAACGTCTTCGAACTGACCCTGCCGCCGCTCCGCGAGCGGCGCGGAGACCTCCCGCTCCTGGCGCACCACTTCGTGCGGATGTTCAACGAGAAGCACGGCATGCGCGTGGAGGGGATCCGCAAGAGCACGCTCGAGCGCCTCGAGTCGCACTCGTGGCCCGGCAACGTCCGCGAACTGCGCAACGTGATCGAGCGCGCCGTGATCGTCGCGCAGACCGGCTGGATCGAACCATCCCACCTGCCGCCGTACCTCCAGGCGCTGGAGCCCGGCGCGCCGGCCACGCTCATGCTCCCGCTCGGCACGACACTTGCCGACGCGGAACGGCTCCTGATCCTCCAGACGCTGGAACGCGTGGGCAACAACAAGGCGGAGGCAGCTCGCCAGCTCGGACTGGACGTGAAGACGATCCGGAACAAGCTGAAGACCTACGCCAAGGCAGCCGCCCGGTCATGA
- a CDS encoding short-chain fatty acid transporter, which produces MARRRSFRVPHTLVLLFLMIAAALLLTYVLPAGRYERVENEHGRLQVVPGTFEHIPDAPRLSPLTVFTAIPRGLAAASEIIFFIFIIGGAFAVLRSTGAVDAFLGAALRRLGHRPIWLILGGVVVFMAGSSTIGMAEEYLPFVPILVALALALGYDAVTGVGIITIGYSVGYGVATINPFTVLIAQDVAGLPPASGLDYRLVLTAVFVPLGVHHLWRYARRVKADPSTSLVADAPPPPIERPGTATTVTRTHMLVLLTLVAALAVLIVGLTRWGWYLVEMSALFLALALVLALIARIPADRAAATFGEGAAELTVTALLIGFARAIQVVLEDGQVIDTIVHGLSVPLQTLGPSLAAVGMLVVQSLTNFLIPSGSGQAYVTMPIMAPLADVIGLSRQVAVLAFQFGDGFTNILVPTNPVIIGMLAMAGIPFERWLRFVVPFMLKVWLVGSVALVVLVWMGYS; this is translated from the coding sequence ATGGCTCGACGTCGCAGCTTCCGCGTGCCGCACACCCTCGTGCTCCTCTTCCTCATGATCGCGGCGGCGCTGCTGCTCACCTACGTGCTGCCGGCAGGCCGCTACGAGCGTGTGGAGAACGAGCACGGCCGCCTGCAGGTCGTGCCCGGCACGTTCGAGCACATCCCCGACGCGCCGCGGCTCTCGCCGCTGACCGTCTTCACCGCCATCCCGCGGGGGCTCGCCGCCGCCAGCGAGATCATCTTCTTCATCTTCATTATCGGCGGCGCGTTCGCCGTGCTTCGCTCGACCGGCGCCGTGGACGCGTTCCTCGGCGCGGCGCTCCGGCGCCTGGGCCACAGGCCCATCTGGCTGATCCTCGGCGGCGTGGTCGTGTTCATGGCCGGTTCGAGCACGATCGGGATGGCGGAAGAGTACCTGCCGTTCGTGCCCATTCTCGTGGCGCTCGCCCTCGCCCTCGGCTACGACGCCGTGACCGGCGTCGGGATCATCACCATCGGCTACTCCGTCGGCTACGGCGTCGCGACCATCAACCCCTTCACCGTGCTGATCGCGCAGGACGTGGCCGGCCTGCCGCCCGCGTCCGGGCTCGACTACCGGCTCGTGCTGACCGCGGTCTTCGTCCCCCTCGGCGTGCACCACCTGTGGCGGTACGCGCGCCGCGTGAAGGCGGACCCGTCCACCAGCCTGGTTGCGGACGCGCCGCCGCCGCCCATCGAGCGGCCCGGCACGGCCACCACGGTCACGCGCACGCACATGCTGGTCCTGCTCACGCTCGTGGCCGCGCTCGCAGTGCTGATCGTTGGGCTCACGCGCTGGGGCTGGTACCTGGTCGAGATGAGCGCGCTGTTCCTCGCCCTCGCACTGGTGCTCGCGCTGATCGCACGCATCCCAGCGGACCGCGCGGCCGCGACGTTCGGCGAGGGCGCGGCGGAGCTGACGGTGACGGCGCTGCTCATCGGCTTCGCCCGCGCGATCCAGGTCGTGCTCGAGGACGGCCAGGTCATCGACACCATCGTGCACGGCCTCTCCGTCCCGCTCCAGACGCTCGGCCCCTCGCTCGCCGCCGTCGGGATGCTGGTCGTGCAGAGCCTGACCAACTTCCTGATCCCGTCCGGCAGCGGGCAGGCCTATGTGACGATGCCGATCATGGCGCCGCTCGCGGACGTGATCGGCCTCTCCCGCCAGGTCGCCGTCCTCGCCTTCCAGTTCGGCGACGGCTTCACCAACATCCTCGTGCCGACCAACCCCGTCATCATCGGCATGCTCGCCATGGCGGGCATCCCGTTCGAGCGGTGGCTGCGCTTCGTCGTGCCGTTCATGCTGAAGGTGTGGCTGGTCGGCTCGGTGGCGCTGGTGGTGCTGGTGTGGATGGGGTACTCGTGA
- a CDS encoding nuclear transport factor 2 family protein — MAASHADAFIAALRRLEEHGDVEAMVTLFAEDAELSSLTDAAPHHGREGARRYWEAYRDSFQEVRSEFRNVVSGDDVVVLEWTSHGRGAEGRAFEYDGVSVVEFRDGKVRRFRAYFDPAALEPVLSRKRV; from the coding sequence ATGGCCGCCTCTCACGCTGATGCGTTCATTGCGGCGCTGCGCCGCCTCGAGGAGCACGGCGACGTCGAAGCGATGGTCACCCTTTTCGCAGAAGACGCGGAGCTGTCCAGCCTCACGGATGCGGCACCCCACCATGGCCGCGAGGGCGCTAGGCGGTACTGGGAAGCGTACCGCGACTCCTTCCAGGAGGTGCGCTCGGAGTTCCGCAACGTGGTCTCGGGCGACGACGTCGTCGTCCTCGAGTGGACCAGCCACGGCCGTGGCGCGGAGGGCAGGGCGTTCGAGTACGACGGCGTGAGCGTCGTCGAGTTCAGGGATGGCAAAGTGCGCCGGTTCCGTGCGTACTTCGATCCCGCCGCGCTCGAGCCGGTCCTGTCCCGCAAACGGGTCTGA